Proteins from a genomic interval of Ignavibacteriales bacterium:
- a CDS encoding PAS domain S-box protein, which produces MKPISLMDQKKNTTDRDEELRALRESVRELRTKLKESEGRYKALTDTSLQGTVIVQGLPIRVVFASQPTAEMFGFSIEEILSASPGQIQNFMYGEDRFGMLSKYEGRLEGKAVTPRYEARVTRKDGEVRWLEIFSSRIEYHGQPAVQAAFVDITERKRVEQALRESEGKYRRIFENVQDVFYQVDKRGNIIDISPSIERYSEYTRQELIGRPVTDVYANPPDREKLLAAISKRGEVVDFELSLKSKSGHHVTTSVNAHVLYSESGEPMGVEGSLRDMTERRKSELALRASEERYRQLFYQSPVGIFYYDLDLRITDFNTQFEDLLQSTRERLLGLDLSTVRDKRVLPAVRESLAGLEGQYEGQYEATTSSAQLWVLMKTAPVYDDKRHVKGGVGIVEDMTKRREVEREIFMLAQALKSIRDCVSITDLEDNILFVNDAFSRTYGYAPAELVTKSVRMVRSENNLANVTGEILQATLRGGWEGELLNVRKDGSEFPVYLSTSVVRDSEGAPIALIGAATDITERKHAEQRLSDSEERYRSLIDSARDVIFTATPHGIITSLNPAFEISTGWKRAEWLGKLYNDLFHHDDLAGARENFVRGLQGERVPMLEIRIRTKDGGYVVGEFTITPQTQDGKIVGLLGVARDVSERRRLEGQFRQSQKMESLGTLAGGIAHDFNNILAIVLGHASLLKQSQNVAGKQIATADAIIKASKRGAALVTQLLTFASKSDVLFESVSINDIVLEITRLVGETFPRSVVINTRLDTDLPSIVADSTQLHQMVLNLCINSRDAMPRGGSLSLMTTLVAGKSVAGQFSGAGAAQYVVLEVSDTGEGMDEVTKQRIFEPFFTTKEKGKGTGLGLATVYGIIESHGGFVDVESEVGIGTTFQIYLPAEAGAAELPESKREPSGDVPRGTETILVVEDEDMLRDLLKNALISKGYSVITAGDGVEAVEVFMLHRREISLVIADVGLPRLSGSEVFQKLKRINAQIKVVLASGFLEPGFTADILKSGVREVIRKPYQPDELLRCIRRVLDS; this is translated from the coding sequence TTGAAACCAATAAGCCTGATGGACCAGAAAAAGAACACGACCGATCGCGATGAAGAGCTTCGTGCGCTGCGCGAAAGCGTGCGTGAACTCCGAACAAAGCTGAAGGAATCGGAAGGGCGCTATAAGGCCCTGACCGATACCTCCCTTCAGGGAACTGTCATCGTGCAGGGTCTGCCCATCCGCGTGGTGTTTGCCAGCCAGCCGACCGCAGAAATGTTCGGATTTTCGATCGAAGAGATTCTCTCAGCTTCTCCCGGGCAGATCCAGAATTTCATGTATGGAGAGGATCGTTTCGGGATGCTGAGCAAATATGAAGGACGCCTCGAAGGAAAAGCGGTCACTCCCCGCTATGAAGCCCGCGTCACTCGCAAGGATGGCGAGGTGCGGTGGCTTGAAATTTTCTCGAGCCGCATCGAGTATCACGGGCAACCCGCCGTGCAGGCTGCATTTGTCGATATAACCGAACGGAAACGCGTTGAACAAGCCCTGCGTGAAAGCGAGGGAAAATACCGGCGGATTTTTGAAAATGTGCAGGACGTATTCTATCAGGTGGACAAGCGGGGGAACATCATTGATATCAGTCCATCGATCGAACGATACTCGGAGTATACACGACAAGAGTTGATCGGACGGCCGGTGACGGATGTCTACGCCAATCCTCCCGACCGAGAGAAACTCCTCGCTGCGATTTCAAAACGGGGAGAGGTCGTTGATTTTGAACTTTCGCTGAAGTCAAAGTCGGGCCACCACGTTACCACATCAGTGAATGCCCACGTGCTCTACAGCGAGTCGGGCGAGCCGATGGGTGTAGAGGGCTCTCTGCGCGACATGACCGAGCGACGAAAGTCCGAACTGGCGTTGCGTGCCAGTGAAGAACGTTACCGACAACTCTTCTACCAATCGCCAGTCGGCATTTTCTATTATGACCTTGACCTCCGCATAACAGATTTCAACACACAGTTTGAAGACCTTCTGCAGTCTACACGGGAACGGCTGCTCGGGCTCGATTTGTCAACCGTCAGGGACAAGAGGGTTCTGCCCGCCGTTCGAGAGTCACTAGCCGGATTGGAAGGGCAGTACGAAGGGCAGTACGAGGCGACAACGAGTTCTGCCCAGCTATGGGTATTGATGAAAACTGCTCCCGTCTATGATGACAAGAGGCACGTCAAAGGCGGCGTTGGCATCGTCGAGGATATGACGAAGCGGCGGGAGGTTGAGCGAGAGATCTTCATGCTTGCTCAAGCGTTGAAGAGCATCAGGGATTGTGTCAGCATCACCGATCTGGAAGACAATATTCTATTCGTGAACGATGCGTTTTCGAGGACGTATGGATACGCGCCAGCGGAGCTCGTGACGAAATCAGTCCGAATGGTGCGCTCCGAGAATAACCTGGCGAATGTGACAGGGGAGATCTTGCAGGCGACCTTGCGCGGCGGATGGGAGGGAGAACTTCTGAACGTGAGGAAAGATGGGTCCGAATTCCCGGTCTATCTCTCAACATCGGTTGTTCGTGATTCGGAAGGTGCTCCCATTGCGCTCATTGGGGCGGCAACGGACATCACGGAGCGTAAGCATGCGGAACAACGTCTCAGCGATAGTGAGGAGCGTTACCGGAGCCTCATTGACAGCGCGAGAGATGTCATCTTTACGGCAACCCCTCACGGCATAATCACCTCGCTGAATCCCGCGTTCGAAATCAGCACCGGGTGGAAACGAGCCGAGTGGCTCGGAAAGCTCTACAACGACCTGTTTCACCACGACGACCTCGCCGGTGCGCGTGAGAATTTTGTGCGAGGGTTGCAGGGAGAGCGTGTGCCAATGCTCGAGATTCGCATTCGGACGAAGGATGGCGGATACGTTGTCGGAGAATTCACGATCACACCTCAAACTCAGGACGGTAAGATTGTCGGTTTGCTGGGTGTAGCCCGGGATGTTTCGGAGAGGAGACGCCTCGAGGGACAATTTCGACAGTCACAAAAAATGGAAAGCCTCGGCACGCTTGCCGGCGGCATTGCGCACGATTTCAATAATATTCTCGCGATCGTTCTCGGACACGCCTCTCTGCTGAAGCAAAGCCAGAACGTCGCGGGCAAACAGATCGCAACCGCCGACGCCATCATCAAAGCGAGCAAGCGTGGAGCCGCCCTTGTTACCCAGCTTCTGACGTTCGCCAGCAAATCAGATGTCCTTTTCGAATCGGTTTCTATCAACGACATTGTCCTGGAAATTACCAGGCTTGTCGGCGAGACGTTCCCCAGGAGCGTGGTCATCAACACGCGGCTCGACACGGATCTTCCATCCATTGTCGCCGATTCAACGCAGCTCCATCAAATGGTGCTTAACCTCTGCATCAACTCCCGCGATGCGATGCCGCGTGGAGGCTCGCTCTCACTTATGACCACACTCGTAGCCGGTAAGTCCGTCGCAGGTCAATTCTCAGGTGCCGGAGCCGCTCAGTATGTCGTCCTGGAAGTGTCCGATACAGGTGAGGGAATGGACGAAGTGACAAAACAACGGATCTTCGAACCATTCTTCACGACGAAAGAGAAGGGAAAAGGGACAGGGCTCGGTCTGGCGACCGTGTACGGTATCATAGAAAGCCACGGCGGGTTCGTCGATGTGGAGAGCGAAGTCGGAATCGGCACGACATTCCAGATCTACCTCCCGGCTGAGGCAGGAGCAGCAGAATTGCCGGAGAGCAAACGAGAGCCATCGGGGGATGTTCCCCGCGGCACAGAAACGATTCTGGTGGTTGAGGATGAAGATATGCTTCGCGATTTGCTGAAGAACGCACTGATATCGAAGGGTTATTCAGTGATAACCGCCGGCGATGGCGTTGAGGCAGTGGAAGTGTTCATGCTTCATAGGCGCGAAATCTCGCTTGTCATAGCGGATGTCGGCCTGCCGCGCCTGTCCGGCAGCGAGGTCTTTCAGAAGTTGAAACGCATCAATGCGCAGATCAAAGTCGTCTTGGCGAGTGGTTTTCTGGAACCGGGATTCACGGCTGATATTCTGAAATCAGGTGTGCGGGAGGTAATCAGGAAGCCCTATCAGCCCGACGAATTGCTCCGCTGCATTCGGAGGGTACTCGACAGCTAG
- a CDS encoding M3 family metallopeptidase encodes MNPFFSSYSTPFETPPFNLIRPEHYVPAFQKGMQDQMREIESIVSNPQPPSFQNTIEAFERSGLLLDRVGSVFFGLQGFNTTDDLQKIANDLAPQLSKHRDDINLNDKLFQRVKVVYAQRAKLGLNAEQAKLLDDQYKRFVRGGANLPPAKKDGFRKINEELSLLGLKFDENVLKETNRFALVIKNKEDLDGLPQNVIDGAAETGRKKGLDGKWVFTVHKPSMIPFLQYAKNRALREELLKAYIMRGDNDNECDNKGTVARMASLRVQRAHLLGYKTHADYVEEKNMAKTPSAVYAFLNKLWKPALKNAKKERDEMQALIRKEGGTFKLQPWDWWYYAEKVRKAKYDLDENELRPYFLLENVRKGAFEVASRLFGLQFTERRDIPKYIDEAAVFEVKRRDGSHVGIFYSDYFPRPGKRAGAWCDGFRAQEWRDGKMVTPLVYNIGNFSRPTGDKPALLSPDEVRTLFHEFGHALNGLLQNQTYRSLSVPGDFVELPSQIMENWAFDPEVLRLYARHYQTGEVIPQSLISKIENSSKFNQGFVTVEYLSACFLDMDWHSLTKAEIVNANAFEKKSLDKIGLIPEIVVRYRSPYFSHIWSAGGGYDAGYYYYIWAAVLDADAFDAFKERGLFDQATAKAFEEHVLARGATDEAMKQYEKFRGKKPSIEPLLKRRGLM; translated from the coding sequence ATGAATCCATTCTTTTCCAGTTACTCGACGCCTTTCGAGACTCCGCCGTTCAACCTGATAAGACCCGAGCACTACGTGCCGGCTTTTCAGAAGGGAATGCAGGATCAGATGCGCGAGATCGAATCGATCGTCAGCAACCCGCAGCCTCCGAGTTTCCAGAACACAATTGAAGCGTTCGAGCGAAGTGGACTGTTGCTTGACAGAGTCGGGAGTGTCTTCTTCGGCCTCCAGGGGTTCAACACGACCGATGATCTCCAGAAAATTGCCAATGACCTGGCTCCTCAGCTCTCGAAGCATCGTGATGATATCAATCTCAACGACAAGCTCTTCCAGCGCGTCAAGGTTGTCTACGCGCAACGAGCAAAGCTCGGGCTGAATGCCGAGCAGGCGAAACTTCTGGACGATCAGTACAAGCGATTCGTGCGCGGTGGCGCCAATCTTCCGCCAGCCAAGAAGGATGGATTTCGGAAGATCAATGAAGAGCTCTCGCTGCTGGGATTGAAGTTCGATGAGAACGTCCTCAAGGAGACCAACCGGTTCGCGCTCGTGATCAAGAACAAAGAGGATCTTGATGGACTTCCGCAGAATGTAATCGACGGGGCGGCAGAAACCGGCAGGAAGAAGGGACTGGATGGGAAATGGGTCTTCACCGTCCACAAGCCCAGCATGATCCCGTTCCTCCAGTATGCAAAAAACCGGGCACTTCGGGAGGAACTGCTCAAGGCGTACATCATGCGCGGTGACAACGACAACGAGTGTGACAACAAGGGGACGGTCGCGCGCATGGCCTCCCTGCGCGTTCAGCGTGCCCATTTGCTCGGCTACAAGACGCACGCGGATTACGTTGAAGAAAAGAACATGGCGAAGACTCCTTCCGCGGTGTATGCGTTCCTGAACAAGCTGTGGAAACCGGCGCTGAAAAACGCCAAGAAGGAACGGGATGAGATGCAGGCTCTTATCCGAAAAGAAGGGGGCACGTTCAAGCTCCAGCCATGGGACTGGTGGTACTACGCTGAGAAAGTCAGAAAAGCGAAATATGATCTTGACGAGAACGAACTCCGGCCCTATTTCCTGCTTGAGAACGTGCGGAAGGGCGCCTTCGAAGTTGCCTCACGCCTTTTCGGCCTTCAGTTCACGGAGCGCAGGGACATACCGAAGTACATCGACGAAGCTGCAGTGTTTGAGGTCAAACGCCGCGATGGATCGCACGTCGGGATCTTCTATTCCGATTACTTCCCGCGTCCAGGCAAAAGGGCCGGCGCATGGTGCGACGGCTTTCGGGCACAGGAATGGCGCGACGGCAAGATGGTCACTCCACTTGTTTACAACATCGGCAATTTCTCGCGCCCGACGGGCGACAAGCCTGCACTTCTCAGCCCGGACGAAGTGCGCACGTTGTTCCATGAGTTTGGCCATGCTCTGAACGGCCTTCTCCAGAACCAGACGTATCGCAGCCTGAGCGTCCCCGGGGATTTTGTCGAGCTCCCCTCTCAGATCATGGAGAACTGGGCGTTCGATCCGGAAGTTCTTCGGTTGTATGCCCGGCACTACCAGACAGGAGAGGTGATTCCCCAATCGTTGATCAGCAAGATCGAGAACAGCTCGAAATTCAATCAGGGCTTCGTCACCGTAGAATACCTTTCGGCATGCTTCCTCGATATGGACTGGCACTCGCTGACCAAGGCCGAAATCGTCAATGCGAATGCGTTCGAGAAAAAATCGTTGGACAAGATCGGCCTGATTCCGGAGATTGTGGTCCGTTATAGAAGCCCTTATTTTTCGCACATTTGGAGTGCTGGCGGGGGATATGATGCCGGATACTATTACTATATCTGGGCCGCTGTTCTGGACGCTGATGCATTCGACGCATTCAAGGAGCGGGGTCTGTTCGACCAGGCAACGGCAAAGGCCTTTGAAGAGCATGTTCTCGCGAGGGGC
- the ychF gene encoding redox-regulated ATPase YchF, which produces MQIGIVGLPFCGKSTLFQTITKTHLDPSLLSKAEAHHAVLKVPDARLDKCSEMFSPKSTVHATIEFVDVVGLKKGESGSTQFTTNFLSNVKTNDALVQVVRLFANETVPHPDGSVDAVRDIASIETEFILSDLSLLETRVDRIKKQVQKTGDDVMKKELPVLEKCHQALEGEKPLREIDFTKDELHVLRTYQLLTMKPMLIALNFDESQRAEVPEIVKRIAESKGGKQTKVVSFFGKIEMEMSELPDDEASVFMEEYGIKESALGTIIRESYALLGLQSFFTVGEDECRAWTIRRGTNAQEAAGVIHSDFVTKFIRAEVVHYDHFVAQGGSFAKAKESGHWRLEGKEYVVNDGDIMSIRHS; this is translated from the coding sequence ATGCAAATTGGCATTGTAGGACTCCCGTTCTGCGGGAAATCGACGTTGTTTCAGACCATTACGAAGACTCACCTTGATCCTTCTCTCCTCTCGAAGGCGGAGGCGCATCACGCGGTTCTGAAGGTTCCCGACGCACGTCTCGACAAGTGCTCCGAGATGTTCTCTCCCAAGAGCACCGTGCATGCGACAATCGAATTTGTCGATGTCGTGGGCCTGAAGAAAGGAGAATCTGGCTCGACGCAGTTCACCACGAACTTCCTCTCGAACGTCAAAACAAACGACGCGTTGGTGCAAGTCGTTCGCCTGTTTGCCAACGAGACCGTTCCGCATCCGGATGGGTCCGTCGACGCCGTGCGCGATATCGCTTCGATCGAAACGGAGTTTATTCTTTCAGATCTCTCGCTGCTTGAAACACGGGTGGACCGGATCAAGAAGCAGGTCCAGAAGACTGGCGATGACGTCATGAAGAAAGAACTCCCGGTGCTCGAGAAATGCCATCAAGCGCTGGAAGGCGAGAAGCCGCTCCGGGAAATTGATTTCACAAAGGACGAATTGCATGTCCTGAGAACCTACCAGCTCTTGACGATGAAGCCGATGCTCATTGCTTTGAACTTTGACGAGTCCCAGCGTGCCGAAGTCCCCGAGATTGTGAAGCGAATCGCGGAGAGCAAGGGGGGGAAACAGACCAAAGTGGTCTCGTTTTTTGGCAAGATCGAGATGGAGATGTCTGAGCTCCCGGATGACGAGGCGAGCGTGTTCATGGAAGAGTACGGCATCAAGGAATCGGCGCTCGGTACGATTATCCGTGAATCATACGCGCTTCTCGGGTTGCAGTCGTTCTTCACGGTCGGCGAAGATGAGTGCAGAGCGTGGACGATCAGGAGAGGGACCAATGCTCAGGAAGCTGCGGGGGTGATTCATTCCGACTTCGTAACGAAATTCATCCGGGCTGAAGTTGTCCACTACGACCACTTCGTCGCCCAGGGAGGGTCGTTTGCGAAGGCCAAGGAATCGGGGCACTGGAGACTCGAGGGGAAGGAATATGTCGTAAATGATGGAGATATCATGTCGATTCGGCATAGCTGA
- a CDS encoding cupin domain-containing protein — MLGKQKLYTVSATLLAAVLCYHVATAQAVVLSRQTNDSTKWSIEKCVNVFSKDKIEKTEAGYQYWFVDKNLADGKTLKMSVVKPHSATHAPHSHPEEEFFFVLEGKVEFFLNGERKVVGPFSSLYCPSNIEHGIRNAGDTEAKYLVVKKYEKK, encoded by the coding sequence ATGCTCGGAAAACAGAAGCTGTACACCGTATCGGCCACCCTGCTCGCTGCAGTTCTCTGCTATCATGTCGCCACGGCCCAGGCGGTGGTTCTTTCCCGTCAGACTAATGATTCGACGAAGTGGAGTATCGAGAAATGTGTGAACGTGTTCTCGAAAGACAAGATCGAGAAAACGGAGGCCGGATATCAATACTGGTTTGTCGATAAAAATCTTGCCGATGGCAAGACATTGAAAATGAGTGTCGTCAAGCCGCACTCTGCAACGCATGCTCCCCATTCTCATCCCGAGGAGGAGTTCTTCTTCGTTCTCGAGGGGAAAGTGGAGTTCTTCCTGAACGGCGAACGGAAAGTCGTTGGGCCGTTCTCGAGCCTTTATTGTCCCTCAAACATCGAGCATGGGATCCGGAATGCCGGCGACACCGAAGCCAAGTACCTTGTCGTGAAAAAGTACGAGAAGAAGTAG
- a CDS encoding response regulator, whose translation MVNEPNRDTVLVVDDEEPLRDVLRRMLEEEGCGVLTASNGSEALKILQTHPDSISVVILDWMMPQMTGIELLRWMKTQRRIEHIPVIMLTALDDPARIKEGIDAGAFYYLIKPFQRMLLNSILRAAVADYHAFRHLLDTLQQYKKPIALLEEGVFRFRTPQEAEQVAVVIASATPDPEHAMVIAELLLNAVEHGNLGITYAEKGKLVDENAWEEEVTRRLALPENAERNVEVRMKRVGSNLQVEIEDQGTGFDYQRYLSIDESRLFDNHGRGIAIARAALNIEFVGTGNKVLVSIPLG comes from the coding sequence ATGGTAAATGAACCTAACCGAGATACCGTCCTTGTCGTTGACGACGAAGAACCTCTCCGGGATGTTCTTCGGCGCATGCTTGAAGAAGAAGGATGCGGGGTGCTGACTGCGAGCAACGGCAGCGAGGCTCTCAAGATTCTTCAGACTCACCCTGATTCGATCAGCGTCGTCATCCTCGACTGGATGATGCCGCAGATGACCGGTATCGAGCTCCTCCGCTGGATGAAGACACAACGGCGCATCGAGCACATTCCGGTGATCATGCTGACGGCCCTCGACGACCCAGCCCGCATTAAGGAAGGGATCGACGCCGGAGCGTTCTACTATCTCATCAAGCCGTTCCAACGGATGCTGCTCAACTCCATCCTCCGGGCAGCCGTCGCGGACTATCACGCCTTTCGTCATTTACTTGATACACTGCAGCAGTACAAGAAACCCATCGCCCTGCTCGAAGAAGGGGTGTTTCGTTTTCGCACTCCACAGGAAGCTGAGCAGGTCGCTGTCGTGATTGCCAGTGCAACACCAGATCCTGAACACGCGATGGTCATCGCGGAACTGCTCCTCAACGCAGTGGAACACGGGAATCTTGGTATCACGTATGCAGAGAAAGGGAAGCTCGTCGACGAAAATGCATGGGAAGAGGAAGTGACGCGCAGGCTCGCATTGCCTGAGAACGCCGAAAGAAACGTCGAAGTGCGGATGAAAAGGGTGGGATCAAATCTGCAGGTTGAAATTGAGGACCAGGGAACGGGATTTGATTATCAGCGCTATCTAAGTATTGACGAATCGCGACTCTTCGACAACCACGGTCGGGGCATAGCGATCGCGCGCGCTGCACTCAACATAGAGTTTGTCGGAACGGGTAACAAAGTGCTGGTATCGATCCCTCTGGGATAA
- a CDS encoding GDSL-type esterase/lipase family protein translates to MMKNRRLLIFVAALLFLSSFVPASDVRGQDVSSSPSKVRFGDAIVSFMREDSLDPPPKGAILFIGSSIFRQWTNLKTQMAPLPVFNRAFGGSRTSEVLYYMDKIVLPYRPRIIVYYCGSNDVNAGERPQDIFLGFRKFSERVRDALPGTLIFYVSINRAPQKMSKWGVVDSANATVRSYCLTTKNLGFIDVNPVLFDKEGNPRLDLYRDDQLHFKDPAYDEFAAVIKPIIEKAWNERR, encoded by the coding sequence ATGATGAAGAATCGCAGACTCCTTATTTTCGTCGCAGCTCTGTTGTTCCTCTCTTCGTTTGTACCGGCTTCTGACGTCAGGGGACAGGATGTTTCGTCGAGTCCTTCCAAGGTCCGGTTCGGAGACGCGATAGTGTCGTTCATGCGTGAAGACAGCCTCGATCCTCCCCCCAAAGGGGCCATACTGTTCATAGGCAGCAGCATCTTCCGGCAATGGACAAACCTCAAGACGCAGATGGCGCCGCTCCCGGTTTTCAACAGGGCGTTTGGTGGCTCCAGAACTTCGGAGGTGTTGTACTATATGGACAAGATTGTCCTCCCCTATAGGCCGCGGATCATCGTGTATTACTGCGGCAGCAACGATGTCAACGCCGGAGAACGGCCGCAGGACATATTCCTGGGGTTCAGGAAGTTTTCGGAAAGGGTGCGGGATGCTCTCCCGGGAACTTTGATATTCTACGTTTCTATTAACCGCGCTCCACAGAAGATGAGCAAATGGGGTGTGGTTGATTCAGCGAACGCTACGGTGAGAAGCTACTGCCTGACCACGAAAAATCTGGGATTCATCGACGTCAACCCGGTTCTTTTCGACAAAGAGGGCAATCCGCGCCTCGATCTTTACAGGGATGATCAGCTTCACTTCAAGGACCCGGCGTACGACGAGTTTGCTGCGGTAATCAAGCCAATCATCGAGAAGGCATGGAACGAGCGCCGCTGA
- a CDS encoding sugar phosphate isomerase/epimerase gives MRRRFLKQMIALPFVSALGMTLRQTAVRSQEKIQRTGGSKLKIGLNAYSFNAPLTKGGMNLDDMLEFCAQIGLEAVDLTGYYFPGYPNVPPDEYIYHIKRKAFLLGLDISGTGVRNDFTFTDAAKRKDDVTLVKKWIDVASKLGAPVIRVFAGKQDTKGYSWDQVAAWLVNDIRECVEYGKQRGVIIGIQNHNDFIKTSADALKILKMVDSEWAGIILDTGSFHVADPYTEIAATAPYAVNWQIKENVFVGEEQVKVDLPKLLKIIRSSGYRGYLPIETLGEGDPKIKVPRFLEEVRTALSQP, from the coding sequence ATGCGGCGACGTTTTCTGAAACAGATGATTGCATTGCCGTTCGTAAGCGCTCTGGGAATGACGCTGAGACAAACGGCTGTCCGCTCCCAGGAAAAGATCCAAAGAACCGGAGGATCGAAACTGAAGATTGGCTTGAATGCGTACTCTTTCAATGCTCCCCTCACGAAGGGGGGGATGAATCTTGATGATATGTTGGAATTTTGCGCACAGATTGGTCTGGAAGCGGTCGATCTGACCGGCTACTATTTCCCGGGCTATCCAAACGTCCCGCCCGACGAGTACATCTACCACATCAAGCGGAAAGCGTTCCTGCTCGGACTCGATATCAGCGGCACAGGTGTGCGCAATGACTTCACATTCACCGATGCCGCGAAACGGAAAGACGACGTAACGCTTGTCAAGAAGTGGATCGATGTCGCTTCTAAACTTGGGGCACCGGTCATCAGAGTCTTTGCAGGAAAGCAGGATACAAAAGGATACTCCTGGGACCAGGTCGCCGCGTGGCTTGTGAATGACATCAGGGAGTGTGTGGAATATGGTAAACAGCGAGGCGTCATCATCGGCATCCAGAACCACAACGATTTCATCAAAACTTCAGCGGATGCTCTCAAAATCCTGAAGATGGTGGACTCGGAATGGGCAGGGATTATCCTGGATACCGGAAGTTTTCACGTCGCCGATCCCTACACGGAGATTGCTGCGACCGCTCCCTACGCCGTCAACTGGCAGATCAAGGAGAACGTTTTCGTGGGGGAAGAGCAGGTTAAGGTGGATCTACCTAAACTGCTGAAGATCATCCGATCATCAGGATATCGTGGATATCTGCCGATTGAGACGCTCGGAGAAGGCGATCCCAAGATCAAGGTTCCCAGATTTCTTGAAGAGGTGAGAACCGCCTTGAGTCAACCGTAG
- the yiaK gene encoding 3-dehydro-L-gulonate 2-dehydrogenase — translation MDELDREFQRVLLTIGFESQKAKLCAHIFAENTLVGVNTHGINRFPRFVRYVLDGFVKPHAEPQLKHKAGALEQWDGCLGPGPLNALFCTKRGMEIARETGIGCVALSNTNHWMRGGYYGWEAAKSGFVFIAWTNTTANMPAWGAVDCRLGNNPLVLAVPHGDDAIVLDMAMSQFSYGSVELHDLRKSNLPLPGGYDTQGVLTTDPSAILESRRLLPMGYWKGSGLAVMLDLVAAIFAGGDSTHEISTREAEYAISQVYILVDPSRLSNNGTIAETVSGIMNDLHGSVSAPGVENVLFPGERVHKTRIENLTHGIPIDKSVWLEIQQL, via the coding sequence TTGGATGAACTCGATCGGGAATTTCAAAGGGTCCTTCTCACGATCGGGTTTGAATCTCAAAAGGCGAAGTTGTGCGCGCATATCTTTGCTGAGAACACGCTGGTCGGAGTCAATACGCATGGAATCAACAGATTCCCCAGGTTTGTGCGTTACGTGCTGGATGGATTCGTCAAGCCTCACGCAGAACCGCAATTGAAACACAAAGCCGGCGCACTAGAGCAATGGGACGGCTGTCTCGGTCCTGGTCCTCTGAATGCGCTCTTTTGTACGAAGAGGGGGATGGAGATCGCGCGTGAGACCGGCATCGGGTGCGTTGCGCTGTCCAATACAAATCACTGGATGCGTGGGGGCTACTATGGTTGGGAAGCAGCGAAGTCCGGTTTCGTTTTCATCGCCTGGACGAATACGACGGCAAACATGCCGGCGTGGGGAGCTGTGGATTGCCGCCTGGGGAACAACCCTCTCGTGCTGGCTGTCCCTCATGGCGATGACGCAATTGTACTTGATATGGCGATGTCTCAGTTCTCGTATGGTTCGGTTGAGTTACACGATCTGAGGAAGAGCAATCTCCCGCTTCCCGGCGGTTACGATACGCAGGGTGTTCTGACAACAGATCCCTCCGCCATTCTTGAGTCGCGGCGCCTGCTGCCAATGGGATATTGGAAGGGATCGGGGCTTGCGGTGATGCTCGATCTTGTCGCGGCGATTTTCGCCGGCGGTGACTCGACGCACGAGATCAGCACGCGGGAAGCCGAGTATGCAATATCTCAGGTCTATATTCTTGTCGATCCATCTCGGCTCAGCAACAACGGGACCATTGCTGAAACAGTAAGCGGCATCATGAACGATTTGCACGGCTCAGTATCGGCCCCCGGAGTAGAGAATGTTCTGTTTCCGGGGGAGCGTGTGCACAAGACCAGAATTGAGAACCTGACGCATGGTATACCAATAGACAAATCCGTATGGCTGGAGATCCAGCAATTGTGA